A window of Misgurnus anguillicaudatus chromosome 3, ASM2758022v2, whole genome shotgun sequence genomic DNA:
tatattttgattgtGTAATTGTACACTAAGATTGTTTCTAcgttagctaacatgaacaagcGATAAACAATACTATTACAATGCATATTTCAAATCAAAAGTTGTGGTAACATTAATTTATAATGCACAATAATATATTAATCAATAATTGATTAAAGCTGTGAAAACATATGCTTTTCAATGTTAATGAATAAAACGTCATCCTACCTTTAATATGTTTTGGTAAACAGACTGTCTGAAGTCGATCAGTTCTTGTTGACTGAACTCTGGTCCGTTAATAATGCGCATTTGTTTGAGAAAAGTGGATACCCCGCTTTGACTTTCTCCCATAAGTAAGATCTTCACAGGCACCTGTGAGGTCCGCTTTAGCATAACGTCAATCTCATGGCTCCTCCGCCGCGCTGCGCGCTTCTGTTTCAAATCCGAAACAGTCGGCAGAAAACTCCAGCTTAACCTTTTCGACATCTTTCTATATGAGCATTAGAGATCTATTCTTAAAAAGTTGGGTGTTTCTTATAAACAGATTTATTTGTCAGTCATTTCCTACTTCTTTCTTAAGGATTGCCCGAAATCAATCTGTCAGATCTAAAGCATCCGGAAACACAGACGGAGAGGACACACAAAAGAAACGGGAGGGGTGTTGCAAATACAGTGTTTTCATTTCTTACACTAACCGGTAACAGGTTTCAACCTACATTCAAAGTCATTCGCCAAGAGAATCTGATTAGAGCATTGGCTGAAACGGGGGGCAGACGTTACGccactatttttttctgatttattttctaaattttaaaacattgtcgcctggcgttagggttaaagttgggtttgggtaaggttgtcattttatgttaatcaaactctaaccctaaaccgaagcgacaatggtaggacaaaacagttgagtaaccacgTGACAATAACACATAAAcagatacgatcacgaaaaataattaaaaaaattatgtgactgtgtacgtaatttcgtgagactgggctggtttTATCAGACTCAAGATTTTGCTTCAGTATAATTTTGTGGACAATTAGAGCGAGATTGGGTTTAAGATTTTGCTTCAGTATAGGCTAATTTTCAGGACAATTAGAGCAGGATTCGGCACAGCAGCTTAGATTTCGGGGCTGTCATTGCGTTAGCTGCGCAAAAGTCAAGGGTTTAATtcacaaatataataaaatgcaccTTGAATGCACAATGAATCGCTCTGTATAAAGGTCATTGACAAATGGATAAATCAAATGTCACTCAACAATAACATAAATTACTTCTTTAGTTTAAGTCATTGTCTTTTTGAGCTCTAATGTGTAAAACACGTACATCCTAGGGCAAAAAGACAAATGCAATGCTTCCCTTCCATGCCATATTGGTTCAAgtttacatttagcagacaccttatccaaagcgacttataaaagtgaaaaaaataataaataggtTAATCTTAAGGAGGCAAATATATAATAAGAAGTGTTGTTATAGTTTTTTACGATTGTTTACACACTACAACATTTCCACACATTTTGCACAATTCTACTCCAATGAGCAAAACACCTCCACAGATTTGCACAACATTACATGTCTGCTTCACCCTTTTTGCAAAACATTACACACAGTGATTTGTAAAACTCTACACACATTTTCACAactaaggccctgtcccaaatggcgcaattcatgtggactttcggtctcgtggccttaaattgcgcattcTTGCTTAGAATAAAATCATTGAAGACCGTGTTGGTTAAATGAAAACTAATAGCATTTTCACAAACATGTGTATATGTTTTGACTGAAGTGTGtcattttgcaaaacaaaagCATATATTTGGTTGCTTGTTAGCTCAACTGTGTGTTGTTGACTGTCAGTCTGAAATAAATCATTCATTcaaatcattcattcattcaaaacAATCTAGGAATTATGCAAATTTAGTGTGGTGTTTGGATAATTGTgattatattttgaaaaaagaacCTGGTTTTCAAAATTGCGTGtaacaattgaaaaaaaaaaaactaagttactttcAGCCTACAAACTTTTTAACAGTTCTGAAAGACAGTTTAAGGAGAAATGATTAGATGATTTATGTTTAATAGGCAAAGTATTCAACAGGTTCTTGTGACGTATTCATGAAAATATGGCTGCTTTTGAATGCTGTAAGGATTTGGTCAACCAGACAAAGTTTCAAGTTATTTGTGTCCATACCTGTATTTGCACTGAGATAAGTGTGCAAAATATGCAAGTAAAAGGCAAATAAACAGTGGCAATTTTACAATATCACAGTATGTGAACTACTATACTGTTATACTGCTAAACAACAGCTCCATCTGGTTCTCACAGGAGCtttaaagcttttaatttttcCCGTAATATTGTTTCTTTAACACTGTCAAACGCAATCCGAATGTTCTCTGTGTCCACCGCAGTAGTAAAGTGATAGAAAAATGGGCGACTGTTGTCCACTGTCATCATCCTCTCCCTAAAACACTCAACGAGAAATCTCTGCACATCTTCCAGGCTGTGCGGGTCACCTTGGAATTCTGGAAAATACTTCCGGATATCTGCAGTCTGTACTTTCTCTGCCAGCAGGTCAGTTTTGTTGAAGAAGAGGATGAGGGTTGTACATTTGCGAAAAAAGCTGTGGCAGAGGACGACCTTAAAGACTTCCAAGGAATCAGCCAGGCTGGTGCTCCCATTTGAAGAATAAGGCACTTCCATGACTTGGTCGAACTCACTGGAGGCAACCATGAAGAGGACGGTGGTGTTGTGGCTACCATGGAATCTCTGCGTTGAACGACTTCTGGTTATCAAGATATTACGGTGCACAAAATAACCGCTAGCTGTGCAGAAATTACGTGCATAGAGAATGTCCTGTTTGCAGGGAATGTAGCTCTGCAAGAGAGTGAttcaattaaaatgataaatTTTAACTCCAATGCTATAAGTGATGATTTACTCAAATACTCACCAGCTGACCAATGCGATTCATGTTGTTAAGAAAGTATTTCAGAGATTCATAtgtctgcaaaaaaaaacaaagtgatatcaTTGGCTGGGTGTTTTGATTGTTTGTAATGTCATATGTTGTCAGTGAAATCAGGCCTATTTAATATAGCAAAATAAGCATATATTACAACTTGCAAAAGTATGTCCTGTCGTCCCCTttctaaatgtgatttttacatTGCTTTAGagatataaatgtatttgtgtaaGTAATATGTAATCATAATTTTTTGTTAGAGAGGGCACAAACACAGAAGCTGATCAGTTAAACACTTAccaccaaaaaatatattttcttagtCTTGCTATAAGCCTCCTGAATCCCAGAGTCGTTCCACAGAGAGTTGATAGCCGTAACAAAGCCTTGAAATTTTTCGGGCTCTAAATTCATATTCCAGGATACAACAGACGTCACCAACATGTTGTTCTCATTGGCTGGATTTCCCCATGGGATGCCCATACTGATTTTTTCTATAACTAATACTTGCAAACCCTATAGATGACAAAAGCAAGTCTTTGATATGTACCAGTGTACTGAATGTTTACCATTTTCATTTACTAAAGTACTGTATTTATGTCATTACAGGATTCTTAAAAGATAAAgaacattaacaaataaaataaatatgagaatgttttaaatgtacttaatattttctattttttttcttcttgaTATTACTTATGTTCCCATAGCTTATTATTGTGTTAGCAACTCAAAATTTATGGGTTTGATTCACAGGGAACACTTACTGTTTGCATGCATTTTgagttgctttgaataaaagcgtcAGTTATTTCATCTTAATTATGGtatttccctactgaaaaagcATGCTAAAACCAATCTAAACTGGTTTTATTTGGTTTCTCAGACCAGCAGACCTTGTTTTAGAGGACTTTTGGACACTTTTTAGATATTCAGGCTGAAGGTTTGGctaagctggttggctggttttagcCAGTTTAAATTGTAAATAGCTGGTTTCCCAGCCTGGTCAAGCtagtgggtcagctggtcttacCGTACCTGGTGGATTACAACATACATGTCCAAAACATGCCTGTTTAGtatttttaatgcagttttttatattttgcttgTAACTTTACAGATTTAATCCTTACTGAAAAATCCTGCTAAGACCAGccaagctggtgagctggtctcccagcttggtttaagctggtattgcaagctggtctagctgtcatttggtcactttttaagctggtcaagctggacttagctggtcagactgaccagctgacccaccagctttgccaggctgggaggattagcttaaaccagctactgctaCCTTAAACCAGCAAAAagcagctaccagcttatgctggtcttagctggatttttcagtccTAGGGATTTGTTTCTACGTTAGCTAACACGAACTAACAATTGAACAATACTTTTACAATGCATATTTCAAATCAAAAGTTGTGGTAACATTACTGtatttaatgcacaatgaacaaATGTATTTGTATCAACTTGTCATTACAATGATTGATTAAAGCTGTGAAAACATATCGCTTATTTGTCAATGTATAAAACGTCATCCTACCTCTattatgtttttgtaaattgtccGTCTGAAGTCGATCAGTTCTTGTTGACTGAACTCTGGTCCGGTAATAATGCGCATTTGTTTAAGGAAAGTGGATACCCCGCTTTGAGAATTTCCCACAACAAAAAGCACCTCAGGAAGCATAAAAACACCTCGCTTCAGCATAACGTCAATCTTACGGCTCCTCTGCCGCGCCACGCGCTCCTGTTTCGAAGACGAAACAGTCGGTAGAAAACTCCAACTGAACTTTTTCGACATCTTTCTATATGAGCATTAGAGATTTTTTCTTAAAGAGGTGGCGAAGTGGTTAAAGCTGTTTAGGTTTCTTATAAACAGATCTATCTGTAAGTCAATTCCTATTCCGTTCTTTAGGAATGCCAGAAATCAAACCCTGTCAGATCTAAACTAAAGCggaaaaaacaagcaaaaaaaaaaaaaaaactggagtCGTCGTGTTGTAAACACAGCATTTTCATTTCTTACACtaaccagcaggtggcgctgctGTAACAGGTTTCAACCTCGACTACTGTACCCAAAATTCAAAGCCATTCGCCAACAAAAACTAATTAGATCATTGCGCTAGATGCGCTAAAGTTATTTGATTCCAGGGAACACAtataataaaatgcacattGAATGCACTGTGAGTCGCTATAGATAAACGTCTCTGGCAAATGGATAAATCAAATATCActtaacaaaaacataaatgactTGCTTAAGTCATCTGAGCTTTAATGTGTAAAACATGTACATCCTAAGGCAAAAAGACAAATGCAATGTATGTAAGTGTGCAAAGAATGCAGGTAAAATGCATAAAACACATTGTGAAAAAAGTGTCCAATATCACAGTATGTGAACTATTATGCtatacttttatactgctaaACAACAGCTCCATCTGGTTCTCACTGGATCTTGacctttttaatgtttttctgcattattatttctttaatgCTGTCAAACGCAATCCGAATGTTTTCTGTGTCCACCGCAGTAGTAAAGTGATGGAAAAATGGGCGACTGTCGTCCACTGTCGTAATCCTCTCCCTAAAACACTCAACGAGAAATCTCTGCACATCTTCCAGGCTGTGCGGGTCACCTTGGAATTCTGGAAAATACTTCCGGATATCTGCAGTCTGTACTTTCTCTGCCAGCAGGTCAGTTTTGTTGAGGAAGAGGATGATGGTACATTTGCATAAGGACCTATTGCAGAGGACGGCCTTAAAGAGTTTCAAAGACTCAACCAGGCTGGTGCTCCCATTTGAGGTGTATAACTCATCCATGACTTGGTCGAACTCACTGGAAGCAACCATGAAGAGGACGGTGTCTTCGTCATCGgttgtgttttcgtcgatcggatcacaagtggacgacgttaatgccaggtgtaaacagtgttcaaaacgttttgagctcgtccactttcgaccactttcaaccacatccagaggtagtcgaaaccactttcgatcggatcgctttggagttgcggaacgcacatgtggttgaatgcgttcgaacaggcacacgcgaccgccttctctccgcccatttatctaatctgaggtattaaacacaagttttacgtcttttttgacttctggcgtgaacattcggtgaacagcgctatttttagcctttcattgataaaactaaagcggctgatatCCGTAGTTTCgctttgaaagcgtgtgaaagttgcgcaatcctatttcatcaattgtgctgaaaattcagagaacgCCCTTACATACACACGTTCAAAAttctgtgcagcatgtttacttgctaaacaagcagtggactccgacataatattcgtttgtgtccatataaactcataattactcccactcgggtttgaatgacagcagagagactcgcccaccgtctcacagaccaccctcacagtattcagcacagaagcggtcgaaagtggacaaaagagacggatttaaataccaggtgtaaacgtaatgtgtctctctcgtccacttgtgatcagatcgatgaaaacacatcttaataccaagtgtaaacagcagCTTAGATTCCGGGGCTGTCATTGCGTTAGATGCGCAAAAGTCAAGGGTTTGATtcacaaatataataaaatgcaccTTGAATGCACAATGAATCGTTCTGTATAAAGGTCATTGGCAAATGGATAAATCAAATGTCACTCAACAATAACTTAAATTGCTTCTTTAGTTTAAGTAAATGTCTTTTTGAGCTCTAATGTGTAAAACACGTACAACCTAAGGCAAAAAGACAAATGATTCCCTTCCATGCCATATTGGTTCAAGTTTACATTTACCAGACAccttatccaaagcgacttataaaagtgagaaaaataataaataggtTCATCTTAGGGAGGCAAATATATAATAAGAAGTGTTATTACCGTTTTTTACTACACACTACAAAATTTCCACACAATTTGCACAATTCTACTCCAATGAGCAAAACACCTCCACAGATTTGCACAACATTACACACAGTGATTTgtaaaactctacacacaattTCACAactaaggccctgtcccaaatggcgcacttcatgtggactttcggtctcgtggccttaaattgcgcattcTTGCTTAGAATAAAATCATTGAAGACCGTGTTGGTTAAATGAAAACTAATAGCATTTTCACaaatatgtgtatatgtttTGACTGAAGTGTGTCATTTTGCAAAACAATCTAGGAATTATGCAAATTGAGTGTGGTGTTTGGATAATTGTgattatattttgaaaaaagaacCTGGTTTTCAAAATTGCGTGTGACAATTGGAAAAAGAACTAAGTTACCTTCAGCTTACAAACTTTTAACAGTTCTGAAAGACAGTTTAAGGAGAAAAGATTAGATGATTTATGTTTAATAGGCAAAGTATTCAACAGGTTCTTGTGACGTATTCATGAAAATATGGCTGCTTTTGAATGCTGTAAAGATTTGGTCAACCAGACAAAGTTTCAAGTTATTTGTGTCCATACCTGTATTTGCACTGAGATAAGTGTGCAAAATATGCAAGTAAAAGGCAAATAAACAGTGGCAATTTTACAATATCACAGTATGTGAACTACTATACTGTTATACTGCTAAACAACAGCTCCATCTGGTTCTCACAGGAGCTTAAAAGCTTTTAATTTTTCCcgtaatattgtttttttaacactgtCAAACTCAATCCGAATGTTCTCTGTGTCCACCGCAGTAGTAAAGTGATAGAAAAATGGGCGACTGTTGTCCACTGTCGTCATCCTCTCCCTAAAACACTCAACGAGAAATCTCTGCACATCTTCCAGGCTGTGCGGGTCACCTTGGAATTCTGGAAAATACTTCCGGATATCTGCAGTCTGCACTTTCTCTGCCAGCAGGTCAGTTTTGTTGAAGAAGAGGATGATGGTACATTTGCGAAAAAGGCTATTGCAGAGGACGGCCTTAAAGAATTCCAAGGACTCAACCAGGCTGGTGCTCTCATTTGAGGTGTATAACCCATTCGTGACTTGGTCGAAGTCACTGGAGGCAACCATGAAGAGGATGGTGGTTTCGTACTCGTAGCTAAGGTAATATTTCCGCTTTGAACGAAGTTCCGTTATCAAGATATTACGGTGCACAAAATAACCTCTTGCTCTGCAGGATTCGCGTGCATAAAGAATGTCCTGTTTGCAGGGAATGTAGCTCTGCAAGAGAGGGATTAAATTAAAAGGACAAATTTTAACTCAGATGCTATAAGTGATGATTTAATACTAACCAGCTGACCAATGCGATTCATGTTGTTAAGGAAGTATTTCACTGATTCATATgtctgcaaaaaataaaaaagtgataTCATTGGCTGGGTGTTTTGATTGTTTGTAATGTCATATGTTGTCAGTGAAATCAGGCCTATTTAATATAGCAAAATAAGCATATATTACAACTTGCAAAAGTATGTCCTGTCTTCTAAATCTGATTTTTACGTTGCTTTAGGTATATTAACTTGTTTGTGTAAGTCATATGTAATCATCGTAAGATGTTTCTTAGGGCACAAACAACAAAGCTGATCAGTTAAACACTTACCACAAAATTATGCATTTTCTTAATCTTGCTATAAGCCTCCTGAATCCCAGAGTCGTTCCACAGAGAGTTAATAGCCGTAACAAAGCCTTGAAATGTATGGGGCTTTAAATTCATATTCCAGGATTCAACAGACGTCACCAACATCTTGTGCGTCTCATTGGCTGAATTTTCCCATGGGATGCCCATACTGTTTTTTTCTATAACTAATGCTTGCAAACCCTATAGATGACAAAAGCAAGTCTTTGATATGTACCAGTGTACTGAATGTTTACCATTTTCATGTACTAAAGTACCTTTTTTATGTCATTACATGATACCTTTAACTGCCAGCTCAACAACGGTTGAGCACATTTTGAGTCCCTATATTTTATTGAGAGGAGTAGCTGATTGAGCCATCTCTACTATTTGTTTAAGATatgttttgccaaaaaaatccaCTAGATATCAACGTGTCAATCAACAGCACTTGTCACAACACATCTTGTTATGTgaattttagaaagaaaaaaatcacttctgttATATGAACTGTTATTGTTGAAATTTTGCATGAAAACCATATTTTTTTGACATATTACACTGTAAGAGCCCTAACTTTACAAAATTATGCTACTTGGTGCcatgaaaaaatatgttttgaataatttttcaaaaacatgctCAACCAAACAGTTGATTTGTCACTTAATGGTAAAAGTAGAAAAGCTAGGGTAATGTTTTCAGATCATCCATTTCTGCAGTCGGAGTGTACTTTTTGCTATGAAATATACATTTatgatcattcacagctatgAATATGACACCGCTATTGTTATTTCTTATTGAATATATTGAGATCATTTCTTAAGTATGTATTTTTGCCACTTCTggatatttttttgaaataacTATAATGAATTCATATAATTAATGTATAGAAAACATAATTACTGATTAATTAATCAAAAATGACTtcttaaattatgttttaaattgtttgaAGGATTGTTTGTAACATTGGCTTACTCTACACAGCATTGCtggtttacaaaaaaatgttaaaggggccatgtcacaagacttttttaagatgtcaaataaatctttggtgtccccagagcacatatgtgatgttttagctcaaaatactatatagataatttattataacatgttaaaattgccactttgtagatgtgagcagaaatgtgccgttttgggtgtgtcctttaaaatgcaaatgagcggatgaagtgcaaacaccgatcacaatgatggtggtttgttgaaattgaaacttaattgtgctgtgaattattttctctgtctctccctctctgcacttaatggcagtgctgtggttggaaagtgcaaatgaaggggcggtattattataataagagctccttctgacatcacaaggggagccagatttcaattaccaatttttcacatgcttgcaaaaaatggtttaccaaaactaagttactgggttgatctttctcacattttctaggttgatggaagcactggggacccaatcatagcacttaaacatgaaaatctcagattttcatgccatgacccctttaatttatctaaaaaaaaaaggcaaaaaaatgattttgcaCTACCAAACTTGACAGTGTGTTTCTTAAATCATAAAAGACTAAAATGCTACTGTATTACTATCTTTGGccttcttttattttaggttttaaatgcagaaagtccttatttttgttacttttggtcatttttattgcaaaaaacatgaaaacatttcatttcctgtattaaaatgaaaacatgaaatattttaatatgttatacttcaataaataaagaagatttaatatacaaaccgttttattttgatcatgtttgtaaaaattttttattatagTTCATATTTTCTCATTTCCATAGTATGTGTTTGAATTCCTTTACGTGACATATCAACCGATTGGTAGAGGCcgatttaaaaataatgagtgttgaaaaaatacattgtgtTAAGTGGTGACATAAGGAGATAAGAAatgcaaacaatttttttttcaaatgcctTTTTCTTGGTGcggcagttaaagggttaaaaggtaaaaacaataacaaataaaataaatatgagaatgttttaaatgtacttaatattttctatttattatattattattttttcttgatattaacattgtgttagcaactcaAGACTTGTGGGTTTGATTCACAGGGAACACAAAGGCCTACTCATAAAAAATGCATAGCTTGCATGCATTGTGAGTTGCTTTGCATAAAAGCGTCAGGTATTTCATCTTAATTTAGCAGACAGGTTTTAGAGGACTCTTGGACACATTTTTGATGGTCAGGCTTCAGGCTTTGCTAAGATGGTTGGCCGGTCTTAGCCAGTTTAGATTGCAAGTAGCTGGTTTtccagcctggtcaagctggtgggtgatgcagttttttttatattttgctcTTGTAACTTTACACTAAGATtccatccctactgaaaaatcctgctaagaccagcataacctggtgagctggtttaggcggtctcccagcttggttttagctggtatagCATGCTGGTCAGACTGGAAGACCACCTGCTTTGCCAGGCttggaggaccagcttaaaccagcaaaacccagctaccagcttatgctggttttagctggatttttcagggATTTGTTTCTAcgttagctaacatgaactaacaattgAACAATACTTTTACAATTCATATTTCAAATCAAAAGTTGTGGTAACATTAATGtatttaatgcacaatgaacaaatgtatttgtattaacttgtaattaaaataatttattaaagctgTGAAAACATATCGCTTATTTGTCAATGTATAAAACATCATCCTACCTCTATTATGTTCATGTAAATTGTCCGTCTGAAGTCGATCAGTTCTTGTTGACTGAACTCTGGTCCGGTAATAATGCGCATTTGTTTGAAGAAAGTGGATACCCCGCTTTGAGAATTTCCCAAAACTAAAAGCACCTCAGGAAACATAAAAACATCTCGCTTCAGCATAACGTCAATCTTACGGCTCCTCTGCCGCGCCACGCGCTCCTGTTTCGGTAAAAAACTCCAACAGAATTTTTTCAACATCTTTATACGAGCATGAGAGATTTTTTCTTAAAGAGGTTGCGAAATGGTCAAAGCTGATTACTTAAGAAGAGGTTTGCTGTAAACAGATCTATCTGTCAGTCAACTCATACTCCTTTCTTTAGGAATGCCCGAAACCAAACACTGTCAGATCTAAAGcggaaaaacaagcaaaaaaaaaaaaaaaaaaaaaaaaaaaacgggagGGGTGTTGTAAACACAGCGTTTTCATTTCTTACACttaccagcaggtggcgctgctGTAACAGGTTTCAATCTCTACTGTACCCCAAACTCAAAGCCATTCGCCAACAAAATCTACAAAATCTAATTAAAGCATTGCGTTAGCTGCGCtaaagtcatgggtttgattccagggaacacatataataaaatgcacattGAATGCACTGTGAGTCGCTCTGGATAAACGTCTCTGAATAAATCAAATGTCACTcaacaaaaacataaatgactCGTTTAAGTCACAGTCTTTCTGACATTTCATGTGTAAAACAAGTACAAGGCaataaaactttactttcataggctacgatattgGTTCAAGTTTCAttcatgtaacattaaaattTAGCAGACACCGTTATCCAAAGAAAGCGActtataaaagaaaaacaataaatagGTATGCAATTGCAAATATATAAGAAGTGTTATTAAGTTACTTTCAGCTTACAAACTTTTAACAGTTCTGACCGTTTAAGGGGAGAGAAATGATTAGaggatttatttttaataggcaAAGCATTCAACAGGTTCTTGTGAAGTATTCATAAAAAGA
This region includes:
- the LOC129444884 gene encoding guanine nucleotide-binding protein subunit alpha-12 isoform X1; translated protein: MLKKFCWSFLPKQERVARQRSRKIDVMLKRDVFMFPEVLLVLGNSQSGVSTFFKQMRIITGPEFSQQELIDFRRTIYMNIIEGLQALVIEKNSMGIPWENSANETHKMLVTSVESWNMNLKPHTFQGFVTAINSLWNDSGIQEAYSKIKKMHNFVTYESVKYFLNNMNRIGQLSYIPCKQDILYARESCRARGYFVHRNILITELRSKRKYYLSYEYETTILFMVASSDFDQVTNGLYTSNESTSLVESLEFFKAVLCNSLFRKCTIILFFNKTDLLAEKVQTADIRKYFPEFQGDPHSLEDVQRFLVECFRERMTTVDNSRPFFYHFTTAVDTENIRIEFDSVKKTILREKLKAFKLL
- the LOC141363524 gene encoding guanine nucleotide-binding protein subunit alpha-12-like; the protein is MSKKFSWSFLPTVSSSKQERVARQRSRKIDVMLKRGVFMLPEVLFVVGNSQSGVSTFLKQMRIITGPEFSQQELIDFRRTIYKNIIEGLQVLVIEKISMGIPWGNPANENNMLVTSVVSWNMNLEPEKFQGFVTAINSLWNDSGIQEAYSKTKKIYFLVTYESLKYFLNNMNRIGQLSYIPCKQDILYARNFCTASGYFVHRNILITRSRSTQRFHGSHNTTVLFMVASSEFDQVMEVPYSSNGSTSLADSLEVFKVVLCHSFFRKCTTLILFFNKTDLLAEKVQTADIRKYFPEFQGDPHSLEDVQRFLVECFRERMMTVDNSRPFFYHFTTAVDTENIRIAFDSVKETILREKLKALKLL
- the LOC129444884 gene encoding guanine nucleotide-binding protein subunit alpha-12 isoform X2, whose product is MLKKFCWSFLPKQERVARQRSRKIDVMLKRDVFMFPEVLLVLGNSQSGVSTFFKQMRIITGPEFSQQELIDFRRTIYMNIIEGLQALVIEKNSMGIPWENSANETHKMLVTSVESWNMNLKPHTFQGFVTAINSLWNDSGIQEAYSKIKKMHNFVSYIPCKQDILYARESCRARGYFVHRNILITELRSKRKYYLSYEYETTILFMVASSDFDQVTNGLYTSNESTSLVESLEFFKAVLCNSLFRKCTIILFFNKTDLLAEKVQTADIRKYFPEFQGDPHSLEDVQRFLVECFRERMTTVDNSRPFFYHFTTAVDTENIRIEFDSVKKTILREKLKAFKLL